From the Solea senegalensis isolate Sse05_10M linkage group LG16, IFAPA_SoseM_1, whole genome shotgun sequence genome, one window contains:
- the impg1b gene encoding interphotoreceptor matrix proteoglycan 1 isoform X3, whose translation MLLKSGLFFTLCLLTVSASQSRDLRGHSFPGLRDVKYRHFLESPRPIRRNTDVGAERERHRVKRSELFTTGVKVCPQETMKAIIGSHRAYYKLRVCQEAIWEAFRIFLDRVPNSDEYRAWVYTCQHQNLCMDDLAQNFSSSQEHVEMVARRVAEQHESEGAVSGSPEPGRECSWTPPLILLPTETDEDKEKPDVTKDDSREYIVEFSVSVVDPTYSRLLGEPEDPHYSDFTRELTDKMLHVFEKIPGFKEIRVLGVHSEDVSVRCAVVFNGETELSDDPAGLGEPGVELDEDVNAPQLKNIIVKALKQEPSLLLDIHTLSFEAVTTIYPDSELGMNSLETVLSEDNTTKTPEEDNMPISGFVHLLEASAVAPQAHTFVPFIPNILQEATPVVSDEIRVTAAEEEESTGGSAQEAGDVDTPTPSTETATEREAESQVEETPPPPPPQQDKGDEADPEEQVTNELEAVDPERQNDPESQSEEVMSDRAAVPQSTDHAKTETSVPEAAVSVAVPSSHGDPVQSTDAEADVELVPSPVESGEESRGGQSGTSPLSTNFPAEISVVEEDRREEAEVTRHLEEGSASGLPSESDERPRESTAAPALRRGGTPLMTAVGKSKELVVFFSLRVTNMMFSDDLFNKTSPEYKSLENTFLELLLPYLQSNLTGFKQLEILNFRNGSVVVNSKMKLDKPVPYNVTEAVHCVLEDFCNAASKRLDIEIDSRSLEVEPADQGDPCKFLACNEFSRCVVNSWTDEAQCLCDPGYSAADGLPCQSTCSLRPDYCLNGGLCEIIPGHGATCRCPVGKYWHYHGERCNELVSMPVDPPLIITCLVGSLCFVCAIIGVLIFINKKCIKTRKAVTLVHTLAPYAFENTLRVNPVFENDDGVLTQVTTLPCPSSSASSQSQQSEQEHLASTENIHLSVEIPRQLYTTRPEKLVSEMVDFHHFIPHNETWSLPNDYRTCCLLRMPDNEGFEV comes from the exons ATGCTTTTGAAGTCAGGACTATTCTTCACTTTGTGTCTTCTCACCGTCTCTGCGAGTCAAAGCAGAG ACCTCCGGGGACACAGTTTTCCTGGACTCCGGGATGTGAAGTACAGACACTTCCTGGAATCCCCCCGACCGATCCGACGCAACACAGACGTCGGAGCAGAGCGCGAGCGGCATCGGGTGAAGAGGTCAGAACTGTTCACCACCGGGGTCAAAGTGTGTCCGCAGGAGACGATGAAGGCGATCATCGGCAGCCACCGAGCCTACTACAAGCTCAGAG TGTGTCAGGAAGCCATCTGGGAAGCATTTCGGATCTTCCTGGACAGGGTCCCAAACTCAGACGAGTACAGAGCGTGGGTCTACACCTGCCAGCACCAGAACCTCTGCATGGACGACCTGGCCCAGAACTTCAGCAGCTCTCAGGAACATGTGGAGATGGTGGCCAGA aGAGTGGCTGAGCAGCATGAAAGTGAAGG AGCTGTCAGTGGAAGCCCAGAGCCAGGCAGAGAGT GCTCCTGGACGCCCCCTCTGATTCTGCTTCCGACTGAGACCGACGAG gacAAAGAGAAACCCGACGTTACAAAAGACGACTCTCGGGAGTACATCGTGGAGTTCAGCGTCAGCGTCGTGGACCCGACGTACAGCAGGCTGCTCGGCGAGCCCGAGGATCCACACTACAGCGACTTCACGCGAGAGCTCACAGACAAG ATGCTTCATGTGTTTGAGAAAATCCCAGGATTCAAAGAGATCCGTGTTCTGGGAGTTCA TTCGGAGGACGTGTCCGTGCGCTGCGCCGTGGTCTTTAATGGAGAAACGGAGCTCAGCGACGACCCCGCGGGTCTCGGGGAGCCCGGGGTTGAACTCGACGAGGACGTAAACGCTCCTCAACTGAAGAACATCATTGTAAAGGCCTTAAAACAGGAGCCGTCACTGCTGCtggacatacacacactcagcttTGAGGCTG TAACCACTATTTATCCAGATTCTGAGCTTGGGATGAACTCACTGGAGACCGTACTTTCTGAGGACAACACCACAAAGACTCCAGAAGAGGACAACATGCCCATTTCTGGTTTTGTCCATCTTCTGGAAGCGTCTGCGGTCGCAccacaagcacacacatttgtgcctTTCATTCCAAACATCCTGCAAGAAGCCACTCCTGTCGTCAGTGATGAGATTCGTGTAacggcagcagaggaggaggaatccACAGGCGGCAGCGCTCAAGAGGCCGGCGACGTCGACACTCCAACGCCATCGACTGAAACTGCTACAGAGCGAGAGGCAGAATCACAGGTGGAGgagacgccgccgccgccgccgcctcaaCAAGACAAGGGAGATGAGGCTGATCCTGAAGAACAGGTGACAAATG AACTGGAAGCGGTTGACCCTGAGCGACAGAATGATCCAGAATCCCAGTCTGAAGAAGTGATGAGCGACAGAGCAGCTGTGCCTCAGTCCACAGATCATGCCAAGACCGAAACGTCTGTCCCAGAAGCTGCAGTCTCAGTCGCCGTACCGTCATCTCACGGAGATCCAGTCCAAAGCACTGACGCAGAGGCCGATGTGGAGCTTGTGCCGTCTCCTGTAGAGAGCGGTGAAGAGTCTCGTGGAGGCCAGAGTGGAACAAGCCCGCTCTCCACTAACTTTCCCGCCGAGATCTCGGTTGTtgaagaggacagaagagaagagGCGGAAGTGACCAGACACCTGGAGGAGGGGAGCGCCAGTGGACTCCCCTCTGAGTCCGATGAGCGTCCACGTGAATCCACAGCCGCACCGGCCCTGAGGCGAGGCGGCACCCCTCTGATGACTGCGGTGGGCAAGAGCAAAGAGTTAGTGGTTTTCTTTAGCTTGAGGGTCACAAACATGATGTTTTCTGATGACCTGTTCAACAAGACCTCCCCGGAATATAAATCCCTGGAGAATACCTTTCTTGAGCTG CTTTTGCCATATCTTCAGTCCAACTTGACTGGATTCAAACAGCTGGAGATTCTCAATTTCAGGAATGGCAGCGTTGTGGTGAACAGCAAGATGAAACTGGACAAACCAGTACCTTACAACGTCACAGAGGCTGTGCACTGCGTGCTCGAAGACTTCTGCAATGCGGCGTCTAAGCGGCTCGACATTGAGATCGACAGTCGCTCTTTGGAAGTAGAACCAG CCGACCAAGGTGACCCCTGTAAGTTCCTGGCCTGCAACGAGTTTTCCCGCTGTGTGGTCAATAGCTGGACGGACGAGGCCCAGTGTCTGTGTGACCCGGGCTACAGCGCCGCGGACGGCCTGCCGTGTCAGAGCACCTGCTCTCTGCGGCCCGATTATTGTCTGAACGGAGGCCTGTGTGAAATAATCCCGGGGCACGGAGCCACATGCAG ATGTCCTGTAGGCAAATACTGGCACTACCATGGAGAGCGCTGTAATGAGCTGGTATCGATGCCAGTGGACCCTCCACTAATTATAACCTGCCTCGTGGGGAgtctctgctttgtttgtgcCATCATTGGCGTTTTGATATTCATTAACAAGAAATGCATTAAGACGAGGAAGGCTGTAACTTTGGT GCACACCCTCGCTCCCTATGCCTTTGAGAACACTTTGAGGGTGAACCCAGTGTTTGAGAACGATGACGGTGTTTTAACTCAAGTGACCACGTTGCCATGTCCTTCGAGTTCCGCTTCCTCCCAGTCCCAACAGTCTGAGCAGGAACATTTAGCCTCAACTGAGAATATACATCTGAGTGTGGAG ATCCCCAGACAACTCTACACAACAAGACCAGAAAAGTTAGTCTCGGAAATGGTGGACTTTCATCATTTTATACCACACAATGAG ACGTGGTCCCTGCCAAATGACTACAGGACATGTTGTCTTTTACGGATGCCAGATAATGAAGGATTTGAAGTATGA
- the impg1b gene encoding interphotoreceptor matrix proteoglycan 2 isoform X1 → MLLKSGLFFTLCLLTVSASQSRDLRGHSFPGLRDVKYRHFLESPRPIRRNTDVGAERERHRVKRSELFTTGVKVCPQETMKAIIGSHRAYYKLRVCQEAIWEAFRIFLDRVPNSDEYRAWVYTCQHQNLCMDDLAQNFSSSQEHVEMVARRVAEQHESEGAVSGSPEPGRECSWTPPLILLPTETDEDKEKPDVTKDDSREYIVEFSVSVVDPTYSRLLGEPEDPHYSDFTRELTDKMLHVFEKIPGFKEIRVLGVHSEDVSVRCAVVFNGETELSDDPAGLGEPGVELDEDVNAPQLKNIIVKALKQEPSLLLDIHTLSFEAVTTIYPDSELGMNSLETVLSEDNTTKTPEEDNMPISGFVHLLEASAVAPQAHTFVPFIPNILQEATPVVSDEIRVTAAEEEESTGGSAQEAGDVDTPTPSTETATEREAESQVEETPPPPPPQQDKGDEADPEEQVTNELEAVDPERQNDPESQSEEVMSDRAAVPQSTDHAKTETSVPEAAVSVAVPSSHGDPVQSTDAEADVELVPSPVESGEESRGGQSGTSPLSTNFPAEISVVEEDRREEAEVTRHLEEGSASGLPSESDERPRESTAAPALRRGGTPLMTAVGKSKELVVFFSLRVTNMMFSDDLFNKTSPEYKSLENTFLELTQHSGSRKSPNPGASSKSAPKRQTTLASIPLLPYLQSNLTGFKQLEILNFRNGSVVVNSKMKLDKPVPYNVTEAVHCVLEDFCNAASKRLDIEIDSRSLEVEPADQGDPCKFLACNEFSRCVVNSWTDEAQCLCDPGYSAADGLPCQSTCSLRPDYCLNGGLCEIIPGHGATCRCPVGKYWHYHGERCNELVSMPVDPPLIITCLVGSLCFVCAIIGVLIFINKKCIKTRKAVTLVHTLAPYAFENTLRVNPVFENDDGVLTQVTTLPCPSSSASSQSQQSEQEHLASTENIHLSVEIPRQLYTTRPEKLVSEMVDFHHFIPHNETWSLPNDYRTCCLLRMPDNEGFEV, encoded by the exons ATGCTTTTGAAGTCAGGACTATTCTTCACTTTGTGTCTTCTCACCGTCTCTGCGAGTCAAAGCAGAG ACCTCCGGGGACACAGTTTTCCTGGACTCCGGGATGTGAAGTACAGACACTTCCTGGAATCCCCCCGACCGATCCGACGCAACACAGACGTCGGAGCAGAGCGCGAGCGGCATCGGGTGAAGAGGTCAGAACTGTTCACCACCGGGGTCAAAGTGTGTCCGCAGGAGACGATGAAGGCGATCATCGGCAGCCACCGAGCCTACTACAAGCTCAGAG TGTGTCAGGAAGCCATCTGGGAAGCATTTCGGATCTTCCTGGACAGGGTCCCAAACTCAGACGAGTACAGAGCGTGGGTCTACACCTGCCAGCACCAGAACCTCTGCATGGACGACCTGGCCCAGAACTTCAGCAGCTCTCAGGAACATGTGGAGATGGTGGCCAGA aGAGTGGCTGAGCAGCATGAAAGTGAAGG AGCTGTCAGTGGAAGCCCAGAGCCAGGCAGAGAGT GCTCCTGGACGCCCCCTCTGATTCTGCTTCCGACTGAGACCGACGAG gacAAAGAGAAACCCGACGTTACAAAAGACGACTCTCGGGAGTACATCGTGGAGTTCAGCGTCAGCGTCGTGGACCCGACGTACAGCAGGCTGCTCGGCGAGCCCGAGGATCCACACTACAGCGACTTCACGCGAGAGCTCACAGACAAG ATGCTTCATGTGTTTGAGAAAATCCCAGGATTCAAAGAGATCCGTGTTCTGGGAGTTCA TTCGGAGGACGTGTCCGTGCGCTGCGCCGTGGTCTTTAATGGAGAAACGGAGCTCAGCGACGACCCCGCGGGTCTCGGGGAGCCCGGGGTTGAACTCGACGAGGACGTAAACGCTCCTCAACTGAAGAACATCATTGTAAAGGCCTTAAAACAGGAGCCGTCACTGCTGCtggacatacacacactcagcttTGAGGCTG TAACCACTATTTATCCAGATTCTGAGCTTGGGATGAACTCACTGGAGACCGTACTTTCTGAGGACAACACCACAAAGACTCCAGAAGAGGACAACATGCCCATTTCTGGTTTTGTCCATCTTCTGGAAGCGTCTGCGGTCGCAccacaagcacacacatttgtgcctTTCATTCCAAACATCCTGCAAGAAGCCACTCCTGTCGTCAGTGATGAGATTCGTGTAacggcagcagaggaggaggaatccACAGGCGGCAGCGCTCAAGAGGCCGGCGACGTCGACACTCCAACGCCATCGACTGAAACTGCTACAGAGCGAGAGGCAGAATCACAGGTGGAGgagacgccgccgccgccgccgcctcaaCAAGACAAGGGAGATGAGGCTGATCCTGAAGAACAGGTGACAAATG AACTGGAAGCGGTTGACCCTGAGCGACAGAATGATCCAGAATCCCAGTCTGAAGAAGTGATGAGCGACAGAGCAGCTGTGCCTCAGTCCACAGATCATGCCAAGACCGAAACGTCTGTCCCAGAAGCTGCAGTCTCAGTCGCCGTACCGTCATCTCACGGAGATCCAGTCCAAAGCACTGACGCAGAGGCCGATGTGGAGCTTGTGCCGTCTCCTGTAGAGAGCGGTGAAGAGTCTCGTGGAGGCCAGAGTGGAACAAGCCCGCTCTCCACTAACTTTCCCGCCGAGATCTCGGTTGTtgaagaggacagaagagaagagGCGGAAGTGACCAGACACCTGGAGGAGGGGAGCGCCAGTGGACTCCCCTCTGAGTCCGATGAGCGTCCACGTGAATCCACAGCCGCACCGGCCCTGAGGCGAGGCGGCACCCCTCTGATGACTGCGGTGGGCAAGAGCAAAGAGTTAGTGGTTTTCTTTAGCTTGAGGGTCACAAACATGATGTTTTCTGATGACCTGTTCAACAAGACCTCCCCGGAATATAAATCCCTGGAGAATACCTTTCTTGAGCTG ACACAGCACTCTGGCTCCAGGAAGTCGCCAAACCCTGGAGCGTCCAGTAAATCTGCGCCTAAGCGACAGACAACTTTAGCCTCCATACcg CTTTTGCCATATCTTCAGTCCAACTTGACTGGATTCAAACAGCTGGAGATTCTCAATTTCAGGAATGGCAGCGTTGTGGTGAACAGCAAGATGAAACTGGACAAACCAGTACCTTACAACGTCACAGAGGCTGTGCACTGCGTGCTCGAAGACTTCTGCAATGCGGCGTCTAAGCGGCTCGACATTGAGATCGACAGTCGCTCTTTGGAAGTAGAACCAG CCGACCAAGGTGACCCCTGTAAGTTCCTGGCCTGCAACGAGTTTTCCCGCTGTGTGGTCAATAGCTGGACGGACGAGGCCCAGTGTCTGTGTGACCCGGGCTACAGCGCCGCGGACGGCCTGCCGTGTCAGAGCACCTGCTCTCTGCGGCCCGATTATTGTCTGAACGGAGGCCTGTGTGAAATAATCCCGGGGCACGGAGCCACATGCAG ATGTCCTGTAGGCAAATACTGGCACTACCATGGAGAGCGCTGTAATGAGCTGGTATCGATGCCAGTGGACCCTCCACTAATTATAACCTGCCTCGTGGGGAgtctctgctttgtttgtgcCATCATTGGCGTTTTGATATTCATTAACAAGAAATGCATTAAGACGAGGAAGGCTGTAACTTTGGT GCACACCCTCGCTCCCTATGCCTTTGAGAACACTTTGAGGGTGAACCCAGTGTTTGAGAACGATGACGGTGTTTTAACTCAAGTGACCACGTTGCCATGTCCTTCGAGTTCCGCTTCCTCCCAGTCCCAACAGTCTGAGCAGGAACATTTAGCCTCAACTGAGAATATACATCTGAGTGTGGAG ATCCCCAGACAACTCTACACAACAAGACCAGAAAAGTTAGTCTCGGAAATGGTGGACTTTCATCATTTTATACCACACAATGAG ACGTGGTCCCTGCCAAATGACTACAGGACATGTTGTCTTTTACGGATGCCAGATAATGAAGGATTTGAAGTATGA
- the impg1b gene encoding interphotoreceptor matrix proteoglycan 2 isoform X4, whose product MLLKSGLFFTLCLLTVSASQSRDLRGHSFPGLRDVKYRHFLESPRPIRRNTDVGAERERHRVKRSELFTTGVKVCPQETMKAIIGSHRAYYKLRVCQEAIWEAFRIFLDRVPNSDEYRAWVYTCQHQNLCMDDLAQNFSSSQEHVEMVARRVAEQHESEGAVSGSPEPGRECSWTPPLILLPTETDEDKEKPDVTKDDSREYIVEFSVSVVDPTYSRLLGEPEDPHYSDFTRELTDKMLHVFEKIPGFKEIRVLGVHSEDVSVRCAVVFNGETELSDDPAGLGEPGVELDEDVNAPQLKNIIVKALKQEPSLLLDIHTLSFEAVTTIYPDSELGMNSLETVLSEDNTTKTPEEDNMPISGFVHLLEASAVAPQAHTFVPFIPNILQEATPVVSDEIRVTAAEEEESTGGSAQEAGDVDTPTPSTETATEREAESQVEETPPPPPPQQDKGDEADPEEQVTNELEAVDPERQNDPESQSEEVMSDRAAVPQSTDHAKTETSVPEAAVSVAVPSSHGDPVQSTDAEADVELVPSPVESGEESRGGQSGTSPLSTNFPAEISVVEEDRREEAEVTRHLEEGSASGLPSESDERPRESTAAPALRRGGTPLMTAVGKSKELVVFFSLRVTNMMFSDDLFNKTSPEYKSLENTFLELTQHSGSRKSPNPGASSKSAPKRQTTLASIPLLPYLQSNLTGFKQLEILNFRNGSVVVNSKMKLDKPVPYNVTEAVHCVLEDFCNAASKRLDIEIDSRSLEVEPADQGDPCKFLACNEFSRCVVNSWTDEAQCLCDPGYSAADGLPCQSTCSLRPDYCLNGGLCEIIPGHGATCRCPVGKYWHYHGERCNELVSMPVDPPLIITCLVGSLCFVCAIIGVLIFINKKCIKTRKAVTLVSPDNSTQQDQKS is encoded by the exons ATGCTTTTGAAGTCAGGACTATTCTTCACTTTGTGTCTTCTCACCGTCTCTGCGAGTCAAAGCAGAG ACCTCCGGGGACACAGTTTTCCTGGACTCCGGGATGTGAAGTACAGACACTTCCTGGAATCCCCCCGACCGATCCGACGCAACACAGACGTCGGAGCAGAGCGCGAGCGGCATCGGGTGAAGAGGTCAGAACTGTTCACCACCGGGGTCAAAGTGTGTCCGCAGGAGACGATGAAGGCGATCATCGGCAGCCACCGAGCCTACTACAAGCTCAGAG TGTGTCAGGAAGCCATCTGGGAAGCATTTCGGATCTTCCTGGACAGGGTCCCAAACTCAGACGAGTACAGAGCGTGGGTCTACACCTGCCAGCACCAGAACCTCTGCATGGACGACCTGGCCCAGAACTTCAGCAGCTCTCAGGAACATGTGGAGATGGTGGCCAGA aGAGTGGCTGAGCAGCATGAAAGTGAAGG AGCTGTCAGTGGAAGCCCAGAGCCAGGCAGAGAGT GCTCCTGGACGCCCCCTCTGATTCTGCTTCCGACTGAGACCGACGAG gacAAAGAGAAACCCGACGTTACAAAAGACGACTCTCGGGAGTACATCGTGGAGTTCAGCGTCAGCGTCGTGGACCCGACGTACAGCAGGCTGCTCGGCGAGCCCGAGGATCCACACTACAGCGACTTCACGCGAGAGCTCACAGACAAG ATGCTTCATGTGTTTGAGAAAATCCCAGGATTCAAAGAGATCCGTGTTCTGGGAGTTCA TTCGGAGGACGTGTCCGTGCGCTGCGCCGTGGTCTTTAATGGAGAAACGGAGCTCAGCGACGACCCCGCGGGTCTCGGGGAGCCCGGGGTTGAACTCGACGAGGACGTAAACGCTCCTCAACTGAAGAACATCATTGTAAAGGCCTTAAAACAGGAGCCGTCACTGCTGCtggacatacacacactcagcttTGAGGCTG TAACCACTATTTATCCAGATTCTGAGCTTGGGATGAACTCACTGGAGACCGTACTTTCTGAGGACAACACCACAAAGACTCCAGAAGAGGACAACATGCCCATTTCTGGTTTTGTCCATCTTCTGGAAGCGTCTGCGGTCGCAccacaagcacacacatttgtgcctTTCATTCCAAACATCCTGCAAGAAGCCACTCCTGTCGTCAGTGATGAGATTCGTGTAacggcagcagaggaggaggaatccACAGGCGGCAGCGCTCAAGAGGCCGGCGACGTCGACACTCCAACGCCATCGACTGAAACTGCTACAGAGCGAGAGGCAGAATCACAGGTGGAGgagacgccgccgccgccgccgcctcaaCAAGACAAGGGAGATGAGGCTGATCCTGAAGAACAGGTGACAAATG AACTGGAAGCGGTTGACCCTGAGCGACAGAATGATCCAGAATCCCAGTCTGAAGAAGTGATGAGCGACAGAGCAGCTGTGCCTCAGTCCACAGATCATGCCAAGACCGAAACGTCTGTCCCAGAAGCTGCAGTCTCAGTCGCCGTACCGTCATCTCACGGAGATCCAGTCCAAAGCACTGACGCAGAGGCCGATGTGGAGCTTGTGCCGTCTCCTGTAGAGAGCGGTGAAGAGTCTCGTGGAGGCCAGAGTGGAACAAGCCCGCTCTCCACTAACTTTCCCGCCGAGATCTCGGTTGTtgaagaggacagaagagaagagGCGGAAGTGACCAGACACCTGGAGGAGGGGAGCGCCAGTGGACTCCCCTCTGAGTCCGATGAGCGTCCACGTGAATCCACAGCCGCACCGGCCCTGAGGCGAGGCGGCACCCCTCTGATGACTGCGGTGGGCAAGAGCAAAGAGTTAGTGGTTTTCTTTAGCTTGAGGGTCACAAACATGATGTTTTCTGATGACCTGTTCAACAAGACCTCCCCGGAATATAAATCCCTGGAGAATACCTTTCTTGAGCTG ACACAGCACTCTGGCTCCAGGAAGTCGCCAAACCCTGGAGCGTCCAGTAAATCTGCGCCTAAGCGACAGACAACTTTAGCCTCCATACcg CTTTTGCCATATCTTCAGTCCAACTTGACTGGATTCAAACAGCTGGAGATTCTCAATTTCAGGAATGGCAGCGTTGTGGTGAACAGCAAGATGAAACTGGACAAACCAGTACCTTACAACGTCACAGAGGCTGTGCACTGCGTGCTCGAAGACTTCTGCAATGCGGCGTCTAAGCGGCTCGACATTGAGATCGACAGTCGCTCTTTGGAAGTAGAACCAG CCGACCAAGGTGACCCCTGTAAGTTCCTGGCCTGCAACGAGTTTTCCCGCTGTGTGGTCAATAGCTGGACGGACGAGGCCCAGTGTCTGTGTGACCCGGGCTACAGCGCCGCGGACGGCCTGCCGTGTCAGAGCACCTGCTCTCTGCGGCCCGATTATTGTCTGAACGGAGGCCTGTGTGAAATAATCCCGGGGCACGGAGCCACATGCAG ATGTCCTGTAGGCAAATACTGGCACTACCATGGAGAGCGCTGTAATGAGCTGGTATCGATGCCAGTGGACCCTCCACTAATTATAACCTGCCTCGTGGGGAgtctctgctttgtttgtgcCATCATTGGCGTTTTGATATTCATTAACAAGAAATGCATTAAGACGAGGAAGGCTGTAACTTTGGT ATCCCCAGACAACTCTACACAACAAGACCAGAAAAGTTAG